In Amphiura filiformis chromosome 1, Afil_fr2py, whole genome shotgun sequence, the following are encoded in one genomic region:
- the LOC140167399 gene encoding LOW QUALITY PROTEIN: adhesion G protein-coupled receptor E3-like (The sequence of the model RefSeq protein was modified relative to this genomic sequence to represent the inferred CDS: deleted 2 bases in 1 codon), which produces MVTTCKATFNDKEVVRRCLDIRQDDAYASTPVTDGQGFTFRNVYCALCNYRDTSDVSSWNAEYLCDFGNEPDTYSWNMSQVVQHMKSQCKVKYYPPVNQVLIDVGLSKRKCLNIPPSHLIDESRCQFSHPAYDECSDYTAYIQMSSSESQVLFFKNPHCLMCFHNLTSLNGSMYQNLICDPFYFPGYSELPMMTLYPGISHTGFLTIPLSVLFDFRSSSQVQITEGFQQFVTLEVSFECSIGQAYDPFQSRCRQLICPPGMQLNGNECIYTSFTNVECDTSGQINATMLIESQHHDEFGMKNTSSCSYSLDKVLGEQLNLVKTQANRLIANDSERLVSSVIVAAEDIKILEDNVDRHIAALTSSTEENKRCNVSEIQLHFVCNSSAIADDCSGEWHIEDISSDGLGRHIDDDFQVHFSSQNVLLQIKYTRTGEGYFNKSILIKRCVMKARHASLECPLVSFPISFFRTSPTGDGWLEFIPTGDLFSPDKYTKPSADEIQICSDFTIGKHPVSKPNVVSHSSAQKNITLVGSILSLIGCSITFSPSVFSTLRNRVSPLLLNFVVAVFLAQLFFISGGHQTQHPVACAIVAMFLHYFWLSTFSWMNVLGFDLFLTFGSPDNLNAPRQLETIQLIWYPIFGWGFPLCAVIPTIVLHCCQCTIVRYGSEAACWISNGWANLLCFGLPAAVMLSANIIFYIGVVWGIHSSSAPSGMNNANIQAAQAHGRKIVKRLLIYAKISILMGFTWIFGYIASFTDNDALWYVFIICNSSQGFLVFLTNTCNRRVYECYKNKIRGHGNRVGAAGANMPHQPPRQHGQAFAPHKLPMENDGLHAEVQQKLERPGVKDSRYQAWDKFPKTESKPAQQFDPDLTRPHSKNFIGTTPPSDFKKQNEDVKVQGERSGASSLLDDDDDKDDKTNNKRDAAKTFTSADDTGYVSGSRNIMTVSELTSDQ; this is translated from the exons ATGGTAACAACTTGCAAGGCGACCTTTAACGATAAAGAGGTTGTCCGTAGATGTCTAGATATAAGACAAGATGATGCATATGCTTCCACTCCGGTCACAGATGGACAAGGTTTTACCTTCAGGAATGTCTATTGCGCCTTATGTAACTACCGTGATACCAGTGACGTTAGCAGCTGGAATGCCGAATATCTTTGTGACTTTGGCAACGAACCTGACACATACTCATGGAATATGTCGCAAGTGGTGCAACATATGAAGTCACAATGCAAAGTCAAATATTACCCTCCAGTCAATCAGGTATTAATTGACGTTGGGTTGTCAAAAAGAAAATGCTTGAATATTCCACCATCACACCTGATTGACGAAAGTCGATGTCAGTTCTCTCATCCGGCGTATGATGAATGCTCTGATTATACAGCTTATATACAAATGTCTTCGTCAGAGTCTCAAGTCTTGTTCTTCAAGAATCCCCACTGTCTCATGTGCTTTCATAATCTGACTAGTCTAAATGGATCAATGTACCAGAACTTAATTTGTGATCCATTTTATTTTCCAGGTTACAGTGAATTACCTATGATGACCCTTTACCCAGGAATAAGCCATACAGGGTTCCTAACGATTCCGTTGTCGGTTTTGTTTGATTTCAGAAGTTCGAGTCAGGTTCAGATTACGGAGGGTTTTCAGCAGTTTGTAACACTCGAAGTGTCCTTTGAATGTTCGATAGGGCAAGCTTATGATCCGTTTCAAAGTAGGTGTCGCCAGTTAATTTGTCCACCCGGGATGCAGTTAAACGGCAACGAATGCATCTATACCTCCTTCACGAATGTAGAATGCGACACTAGCGGGCAAATCAATGCTACGATGTTGATCGAATCGCAACATCATGACGAGTTTGGTATGAAAAACACATCATCGTGTTCTTATTCTTTAGACAAGGTATTAGGCGAGCAACTTAACCTGGTCAAAACCCAAGCCAACAGACTCATCGCCAATGACTCGGAAAGGTTGGTTTCATCAGTTATTGTGGCTGCTGAAGATATCAAGATACTTGAAGACAACGTAGACAGACATATTGCCGCCTTGACATCAAGCACTGAAGAGAACAAACGCTGTAATGTGTCAGAGATTCAACTTCATTTCGTTTGCAATTCAAGTGCTATCGCTGATGACTGCAGCGGTGAATGGCATATAGAAGATATATCAAGTGATGGTCTGGGCCGCCATATTGATGACGACTTCCAGGttcatttctcttcccaaaatgttCTACTTCAAATTAAGTACACACGTACAGGAGAAGGTTACTTCAACAAAAGCATCTTAATCAAGCGATGCGTTATGAAGGCTCGTCATGCTAGCTTGGAGTGTCCACTCGTATCCTTTCCAATCTCATTTTTTAGAACTTCTCCTACTGGCGATGGTTGGTTAGAATTTATTCCAACGGGAGATTTGTTTAGTCCAGATAAATATACCAAACCGTCTGCTGATGAGATTCAAATCTGTTCTGACTTCACCATTGGAAAACATCCCGTATCCAAACCCAATGTTGTTTCCCATTCTTCCGCACAGAAGAACATCACTCTTGTTGGTAGTATCTTGTCCCTTATCGGCTGTTCTATCACTTTTTCACCATCTGTTTTTTCA ACTCTTCGCAATCGAGTCAGTCCTTTACTTCTAAATTTTGTTGTTGCGGTTTTCCTGGCTCAATTATTCTTCATTAGTGGTGGGCATCAAACTCAGCACCCGGTGGCGTGTGCAATTGTTGCAATGTTTCTTCACTACTTCTGGCTGTCCACGTTTTCTTGGATGAACGTCTTAGGGTTTGATCTTTTTCTAACATTTGGGTCACCAGACAACCTGAATGCTCCGAGACAATTGGAGACTATACAGCTTATTTGGTATCCCATATTCGGATGGGGTTTCCCATTGTGTGCTGTCATTCCAACCATTGTCCTTCATTGTTGCCAGTGTACCATTGTTCGGTATGGAAGTGAAGCAGCTTGCTGGATCAGCAACGGTTGGGCAAACTTGTTGTGTTTTGGTTTGCCGGCAGCGGTGATGCTGTCAGCTAATATAATCTTTTACATTGGCGTGGTTTGGGGAATTCATTCGTCCAGTGCCCCTAGTGGCATGAACAATGCCAACATCCAAGCAGCTCAGGCTCACGGAAGGAAGATAGTAAAGCGTCTTCTGATATACGCCAAG ATATCCATCCTGATGGGATTCACCTGGATATTTGGTTACATTGCAAGCTTCACTGATAACGATGCCCTCTGGTATGTCTTCATCATCTGTAATTCATCTCAAGGATTTCTAGTGTTCCTAACAAACACATGCAATCGACGTGTTTACGAATGTTACAAGAACAAAATACGTGGACACGGAAACAGAGTCGGAGCAGCCGGCGCAAATATGCCTCATCAGCCACCACGGCAACACGGCCAGGCATTCGCTCCACATAAGTTGCCAATGGAGAATGACGGATTACATGCCGAGGTTCAGCAGAAATTAGAGAGACCCGGAGTGAAGGATTCCAGATATCAAGCTTGGGACAAATTTCCCAAAACGGAAAGTAAACCTGCGCAGCAGTTTGATCCTGATCTGACTCGACCGCATTCAAAGAATTTCATAGGGACAACACCACCATCtgattttaaaaagcaaaatgaGGACGTAAAGGTACAGGGTGAAAGATCTGGTGCATCTTCTCTgcttgatgatgacgacgataaaGACGACAAAACTAATAACAAGCGTGATGCCGCTAAGACATTCACTTCTGCTGATGATACTGGCTACGTATCCGGATCAAGGAACATTATGACAGTCTCTGAACTGACTAGTGATCAGTAG